A genomic region of Bacteroidota bacterium contains the following coding sequences:
- a CDS encoding FecR/PupR family sigma factor regulator, protein MESALGTQGFLSTADWSRIIDAVGGRLSPGERAAFEAWLDADPERRAVYVDLREWKQTLRPPVAPFTEDKNWEAIQRRMHLPDAGRPSGDRQRGVRSSMQPLARSSRSLSPFRL, encoded by the coding sequence ATGGAAAGCGCCCTGGGCACACAAGGCTTCCTGAGCACGGCAGACTGGTCGCGGATCATCGACGCGGTCGGCGGCAGGCTCTCGCCCGGTGAGCGGGCCGCGTTCGAGGCGTGGCTTGACGCGGACCCTGAGCGCCGCGCGGTGTACGTGGATCTCCGCGAGTGGAAGCAGACCCTGAGGCCACCGGTGGCCCCGTTCACGGAGGATAAGAACTGGGAAGCCATCCAGAGACGGATGCACCTCCCCGATGCAGGTCGCCCCAGCGGCGACCGCCAACGCGGCGTCCGCTCGTCGATGCAGCCGCTGGCGCGTTCTTCGCGCTCACTCTCCCCCTTCCGACTGTGA
- a CDS encoding FecR domain-containing protein, translating to MSADDWTRIDDYLRGDPSPEEQAAFEAWLSEDPERRTAFEQLRGLRAWGQAERYDVPEEEVEDDWAAIRSRIDRSDGDGHRSRSAPARPAVSADRAPRQATRRPARRIRPLPVALATALVAAGAWLATASLRTGDAPGPRTWATGPTQSATVPLADGSRVVLASGTTLTRTDPTSRDYVLTGAARFEVARDEARPFTVETEHGMARVLGTVFTVSAAVDADSMAVSVEEGRVAVRSSGSAGEVVLVTGEVASARVDRAPVLVAAAVPEVAAVPDAVDSSPAVGVSLRFDGAPLAAVAAALSQVHGVTVEVEGAEAARLPVTADYTGVSLDDAVESLDAILDLTVETRGSRITLSQTLPDVR from the coding sequence GTGAGCGCTGACGACTGGACCCGCATCGACGACTACCTCCGGGGTGACCCATCTCCTGAGGAACAGGCCGCGTTCGAGGCATGGCTGAGCGAAGACCCCGAGCGCCGGACAGCGTTCGAGCAGCTTCGCGGGCTCCGCGCGTGGGGTCAGGCCGAACGCTACGACGTTCCAGAAGAGGAGGTCGAAGACGACTGGGCGGCAATCCGCAGTCGGATCGATCGCTCCGATGGCGACGGCCACCGGTCCCGCTCCGCGCCCGCACGCCCCGCCGTCTCCGCCGACCGCGCCCCCCGACAGGCCACCCGACGCCCCGCCCGCAGGATCCGGCCTCTCCCGGTGGCCCTCGCCACCGCCCTCGTCGCAGCCGGCGCCTGGCTCGCCACCGCCTCCCTCCGCACCGGCGATGCCCCCGGACCGCGCACCTGGGCCACCGGGCCCACCCAGAGCGCCACCGTCCCCCTCGCCGACGGCTCCCGCGTTGTCCTCGCCAGCGGCACCACGCTCACCCGGACCGACCCCACGAGTCGCGACTACGTGCTGACCGGCGCGGCGCGCTTCGAGGTGGCTCGCGACGAGGCGCGTCCGTTCACGGTCGAGACGGAGCATGGCATGGCGCGCGTGCTGGGGACGGTGTTCACGGTCTCGGCGGCGGTAGACGCAGACAGCATGGCGGTGTCGGTGGAGGAGGGACGCGTGGCGGTTCGCTCGTCGGGCTCCGCTGGCGAGGTGGTGCTGGTGACCGGGGAGGTGGCGAGTGCTCGTGTGGACCGGGCGCCGGTGCTGGTGGCTGCGGCTGTGCCGGAGGTGGCGGCCGTACCTGATGCGGTGGACTCGTCGCCCGCGGTCGGGGTATCGCTCCGGTTCGACGGGGCTCCGCTGGCGGCGGTGGCGGCGGCGCTGTCGCAGGTCCACGGTGTGACGGTGGAGGTGGAGGGCGCCGAGGCGGCTCGCCTACCGGTCACGGCCGACTACACCGGAGTCTCGCTCGACGACGCAGTCGAATCGCTGGATGCCATCCTGGACCTCACCGTCGAGACGCGTGGGTCTCGCATCACGCTGTCGCAGACGCTTCCGGACGTCCGATGA